The genome window TaaaggggacaggaagaggctcTAAAGTCAAGAAGGAAGAGTAAAGGGGTCCAACGTCAACCTTGGATTTCCACAGACCAGCTAAATCTCTCACGCTCATTTTGGCTTCAGTGAAGAGAACTGGGGGTCTGCTCTGGTCTCTCTCGCTCTCGGGAGGGCGTCGGGGGCAGCACAGGGTCGGTTTTACAGGGTGTTTCAAGTGGATAAACTGCTGGGGCTGCCGAGAACAAAAGCGGGGACTGCGAAGGGCTGGCAGCGGCCGGGGTCTGAGGGGAGACGCAAGGCACTGAACAGCGTGACATACCGGGACAGGAGAGgcgagctgcagggagggaggaggtgcaGCCCCCGCCCCCGGATCTGAGGGGACCCCAGCACCGGGGCAGCCCCGCAATCTCCAGCGCGGAGCGGGAAGTCAGGCCGCTGCGAGGGAGCTGCCGCAGGCCGGGTGCAGCGCCCGCCCTGAGCAGGGGGCCTCCGACACCCAGGGGCACGGGCCAGGCAGGGTCCCGCCCCGAGCACACCCCGGGCCTCACCAGCGGGTAAATGTCCTGCCGAAAGCGCTCTCTGCTGATCCCGCTGAGCTGGGCCACGGGGCCCGTCGGCTGCGCCATGGCGGCTGCGCACCCCGGCCGGCTGCGCCTCAGTCACACGCTCCCCCGGGAAACAAGGGCTCGCCCGCCCCGCTGCTCCGGCCGCCAAGTCTCCAGGGGGAGGGAAGCTCCGTCTGCCCCCGGGCTGGGACCCGATCCTCCAAGGGGTCTCGCCAGCAAGGGGCGCTTGGGGCCTGCCTTCCGCCAGGGAGCGGCCGTTCCGGGCGGGCAGGAACACGCGGGGCGCCCGGCTTGATCTGGCCCGTTTCCCAGGCAGGCCCCTTTCCCCACGCACCgagcggagcggggcggggcggctCGCTAAGATGGCGCTGCCCAGCGGGCTCCGGCGCTGCCCTGGGCCGGTCCGCGCCTTCTCCGCTCACCTCCTGGCGGCGACTACCAGACCCGGCCGGGCCGAGCTGGAGCCGCGGGGCCCGGCTGCCCTGACCGGCGCCCGGCCCCCCGCGCGCTTCTGCGCCAGCGACGAGCCGAGCCGGCGGCGGGGTCCGCCGGGGGCGGGCGGCGGCCGgagcgtggtggtggtggggatccCCAACCCCTTCATCTGGGTCCGCACCAGACTCTACTGCTTCCTCATCCGGGCCTACTTCGACCAGGAGTTCAGCGTCGAGGAGTTCACCCAGGGGGCCAAGCAGGTGACTGCGGGGCCGCCGCGTCTCCAACCAATGTGTCGGGGAGGCCgttacccccccccgcccccgcgtcTGTGTGTGGGGGCCGTTACTTCCCCGCCCCCGCGTCTGTGTGTGGGAGCCGttacccttcccccgcccccgccgctgTGTCTGTGGGGCTCTGTAGGAGGATGGTCCGTTATCCCCCCCTTACCCTTGCCTAGGACTCCCCGTGTGCCCCAGTTATGTAGGCGGGGAGGCCTGTTCACCACCTTGACCTGTGTGCGATCATGCAAGGAGCCCTTCCCTACACACACTGTGTATGCAGTGAAAGCCCTTACCTCCTTCCTGTCACCTCCATTATGGGGCCCACCCCCACTTATCCCCTTGGCATACCCAGCCACCCTGGACCTTATCCCTCACTGCTCCCTACCTACTCCCCTCTGCTTCTTCTCTTCCTGCTGAGCTCTCTCTCTTTgctcctttctctgctacatACTGCTGCCCATTGGCTCTGGGGACAGATATTTTGTTCAGCTGGGATGAACTGTGTGTTCATATTGTCCCAGTAGTGAGACCCCTGTGGGAAGGATATTATTGCTGTGACAGTGACACCATATAAATTGTGGTTTATCCCCTTAAACGAGGAGTCAAAATTTGACAGGCTTTCCTGTGTATTGTAAGTGATTAAAACAGTTGCAAaacatctgtgagagtgatgcaGTATTAGGCATAAATGCAGCACACCATGGTAGGCTCCAGTGTAATTTGGCAACGGAAAAGACAAATAAATTTCAGGCTGCAGAGGCATCTAGTCACAGAGCAGGGAGGCAAGGAGGCCATTCAGTATGATTCTTATTGCAGCAGCACTTTGAATGTTGCTTTCAAGttctgggtagggttgccagccctccaggattgtctcCGGGaattgaagattaatctttaattaaatattacgTCATaaaatgaaacctccaggaatatgtccaaccaaaactggaaaccctagttctaggtgccacattaCTGGAACGGTACTGATAAAATGGAGGGTGCTCAGAGCAGAGCAACAGAAACTAGTTTAGCTAAAATGACTGAGAGAATGGGAATTATATATCATTTTGGATCTCTCCAGGTACTTGGTAACATTGATCACTGAGGCTGGATTTAAGGCGTAGTCACATCCATATTGTTCCAGATCCTGGAATTGCATGATGAtagaatctcagttttcacacttaatttttttttaatcttttttctatttcttatggttgtgaagaaaaccttgaaaacatgggGCCTAAATTTAACTGCTGTCTGCCGATAGCCTGCAACAATAGCTCTGTGAATGTCATGTGCCCACTTTCTCATTATGCCACTCTGCAACTTGCTtctctgagaccccccccccgtgACGGCACCTCAGCAGAAGACTTAGATGGGGGTAGCCTTTGCTTCTGCCTCCTTCTTATGGCTCTGTTTGGGTGGTGTCAGGAGGAGCTCCCCACACATCCCTCCACCCATTTAGGTAGGTGGTGGCTGACGACTACTCCTTCTGGTATGgcataggtcagtggttttcaaactttttttctggcaacccagttgacgaacattgttgatgcccatgacccaacggagctggggatgaggggtttggggtgtgggagggggctctgggctggggtagagggttggggatgtgggagggggtcaggactctgggctggggatgaggagtttggagtgcaggagggtgctctgggtttggggggtgcGCAGGGGATTGGGCTGCGGGactacctcgggtggctcccagtcagctgcGCAGCAGGGGTGCTAAAGCAGGTTTCCTGCCTCTACTGGCACCGCGGACCATGCTGCGCCCCAGAAAAGGTCCGGCTCTTAGGCGGAGGTACACAAGCAGCTCTGCGCGGCTCTTGCCCACAAGCACcgctccccctccagctcccattggccggttcttggcaaatgggagtgtggagccagtgtttggggcaggggcagtgcttggagccccgtggccccccggcctaggagccagacctgctgctggccacttctggggcgcagcgaGAAGCCAGGAcaagtagggactagcctgccttagccaggcagcaccaccAACGGGACTTTTAATAGCCCGGTTGAtgatgctgaccagagccaccatgacccagtgccttacattccgcgacccagtactgggtcgtgacccgcagtttgaaaaccattggcATAGGTAGTCTCAGGGAGGCTTCATTCGTCCAAACAGGAGAGGTCGTGGCCCCCCACAGATACCTTGTGTCTGTGTTGGGTGGGAGACTGTGACGACCCCTCAAGCAGAGGCAGGGCCATGTGGGGTTTACCTAGGACGTCAGATTGTCTTAATCCAGCTCTGTTGATCACACACTTCTCTCCCACTTTAAAGATATAGCAACAGTAAAAAGGAAAGCACTGAGATGGCTCCAATCCTTCCTTTCAGGCTGCACCCTGAGTAGTGCTGGACGAATGTTCCTCTGCCATCAGAGTACTTGGTTGTGCAGTTCCACAGAACTCTGTTCTTTCCTCATCCTACTTAACATCTGCATGAAGCCACTGTGTGATGACTCAAGTTCCACAAGCACACAGATGACCCCATATCTCATTTACTTCCAATGCCAACTGAACCATCTCTCAGCTTTCTGGTTGTCTAGCGGAGATCAGCATGTGGATGAAAAACAGTTGGCTGAAGTTGAACCCAAGGAAGATGGATATGTCATCGTAAAGATCTAACTACCACTGTAGCATCACTGTTTTGATTGAGCCTGCTCTCAAGTACTCAAGCTGGTCCATAGCCTCTCTTTTCTACTGAACTCCTTGCTGCTGGATACTTGGATAGCAATGACTGCTAAAAGTGCTTTTTTCTGCATGTACCCCATACTGCTGCAGAATGATTTGTCCACAGTGATTCGTGCCCTTGTGACCTGAAGACTTGACTACTGCATTTCCCTGTATTAGCAGCTCACTGACTGGCCTCAGTTGGTCCAGAATGCAGCACCGTGTTTCCACAgcgaaaaaaaatcagaaacagcACATCGCCCTGGTCTGCTGCTCACCGTACTGGCTTTCCCATAGAATACAGGTCATATTCAAGTCTCAGCTTTAAGGCCTGTGGAATTGACCCAAAATATAGATCTCCATTGACAATTATGTTTTGTAGGAAAAGTGAAGCTGTCATGTATGAAATGGGGAGATGGTTTTCTTGGCAGATGGCCCAAGGCTTTGCCACTTTTCTAGAGGAAGTGAGAACACTCAGACTTTGCTGTTTTCAGAGCAAAGAATAAAACTTGCTACTTCAGCATAGCTTTTCCACGGTCACAATAGAAAGACAGTGTggggaaggccatttccagctgcTTCTAGGGAAGTACAGTAGAAACTAGTCTAACTTTATGGGAGGGCAATTATGCTATGCCTTCGTTGATGTGTAAAAGGTTGATATTCATGGGTGGTGTGAATACTGAGAAAGCATTCACACCCTTCATGTATGTGTAAGCTGTCGCATTCTAGAATGGAGAGAGATTGTACAGGGTGGTACAAGGGGATAAAGACTAAGAATGGGGAAAGCGTAAGGTAAACatcaggaaaaaaatctattttggtCTGGAGTAATTTTGTAAGCAAAGTGGCCATGGTCCCAGTAGATGGATTCCCTAAAACTAGATGGAAGCAGACACTAGAAAATATACTGGAGGCAACAATCCTGCCCTACCAATGTGATggaactagatgatctaatgagtCTTTTTCTATATCTAATGTCTGATTCTCTGATTCCTGGAAAATGAGCTGACCTGGAGTTAGTGGAATGTTTGCTcatatatttttatgttttgCAGGCCTTTGCTCTTGTTTCAAAGCTGCTTTCTCAATGTAAACTTGATCAGATGGAGGAATTTGTATCAAAAGAGGTAAAgagtattttatttcttttctaaaatctccaacacagaatgaaaaatatttctctgtCTCACCCTTTAATCTGCCAATGGGTTCTCGGTCATCTAAAGTGAAGTTTAGCTTGTTAATAAACACAAATAGTACCAACTGGGGAAGAACTCCTCAATAAAGATCAGGAGAATGTTAGTCGGAGGACAGACAAGCTTATCTGTAAGGGCATGATCAGTTATTGTATTAAGGAAAATTGTCCAATTGCTCTTACCATTAGGACAATGGAGCAGCTGCCAGAAGAGTCCGGTGAGTCAtcaaaaaaggattaaaaaatatAATCCATTGCAGAAGAGGGTGGATAACAGGGGCAGACTTGCAAACTTCTATTCACCTGGGGCAAGTGAGTAGAAGTTCCTACTGTGACCACCAGTACCATTCACTGGTGCCAAAACTTTAGGTGAGCAACATAGACCTGCCCAATGGATAATTCATTTCTTGTGCATCCCCCAGTCTTAACTGGTTCGCATCCCATGTAGGTCACATTGCCACTTAGCTACCTAGTCCTAAACTGGAGACCTCGATCTTGCATCATGGCCTCAAAGATATAGCCAAATTGACCAGTTTTAATTGTCAGTGTGAATTTTGAACCACTGGGACTGTTTTTGTGGTCACCTCTGGAGAGGGGCGTCTCAAATCCAGAAGAGTCTCATGGGGGAGCTGCTTCGGGTGTATGTTTGTGTTACTGTATGCCAGTAGCTTGGGCTGCCTGGTGCCTCTCGTGCCTATGGAAAGAGAACTCTAATACCACTGTGGTGTAGTGCCAATGGACCATCTTGCCTCCTGCTTCTGAGTAGAGGTAGCAGTGAAATGTGAGCTTGTTCCTAGTGAGCTCTTTAAAGAGAgcatcttcccttcctcctcccaccccaaactcCATGGGTTCAGCAGGTGTTCATAGAAGCTCTACCAGTACTAAAAGGAAGCCACCCACAATcagaggagagggaagaaatGGGGAGCCACCCCACAAAGGAGGAGAAAGGGAAGCAATTATTAGGAGCCATGTGTGACCCAAGGTGGCACAGACTGAAACTGTGAAACAATGATTGTAGTTAGGGCCAGCTAGTAGACTTCTTGTTGTTGATGCCTGGGTTGGTGAACATCATGATAATCTTTTGCAGGTTGGATGGTGCTCAGTGAATGTGGTGTGGAAAATTGTGAACGGGGCCTGGGCTCTGTGTATCCAGGACTCGTTTTAAGACAAATTCAATTTGCCACTATCGCAGTGTGAACAAatttggaggatggtgtgtaGAGAAAAAAGGCAAAGTTCCACTGTCCTGTCTGACCTGTGCGCTGAATGAGGCAACAGTCCAGTGCAATTAATATAGAATTATAGAGACAATTGTAATGTATAAAAGGATAAGGACACTCGCATACCACAGTGATGTGTAGTACAAAACTTAAATATAGATaagaggaagcagagagaagtTTAAATGGAAGGGGGGGAGCAGAGTTTAGGTTTTGAGGAAAACCTTAACTGATGCTTACTGACTTTGCAATGTTAATGTTCTTCAGATGTAGCTTTTTGTGTAGAATTTGGATATTCTGTCTTAATTAGTTTGAGTGTTAACACACATTGCACAGGATACATTTAAGTTAAAGTTACTGTGagtattttaattctttttcatGTCCTGACTCTTGTGGATTTAAATGTTGCGTTGATGTAACTTTTTACATTTAACCATTCTTCAGACAGAAGGAAATACTATGGGAGATATATTTTGGCTGAACAGTATTTCTATTTTAATAGACTATCTTACAGCAATGTGGATTAGAAATACTTCAGTATATGTATTGGGGTAATACTGGTTAATACTGGATTGTTATGGAGTTTACAAGATCAGTGGTTTCAATTATGTAGTGAACTGTAGCTACAATTTCTCTAAATTCAGGTACTTCAGGTGTTGGAGGAGAAGCTTTCTTCATTGTCTGAAAACCACAGGAATGCCCTGGCTGCTGACATGGATGAAATAATGTATACAACACCAGGAGATGTTGGTATTTACTACGATGACAGTGGTATGTATAGAATTCTAAAACATTCACCTAGCATAGATAGCGAACCTGTTGTCATGGTTTTGCTTTTTACAGCTTTTCTAGTTACAAAGGTGTTCATGAGTCCTATTTCTCATTCCTAGAAGTAACGTTTAAAGATCTCTCTTTATGTACTCATTTTATCTCACTATAAACTATCATTAGTAGTATGAGTCATTATACCACCTTGATGCCGGTTCAAATTTTTCTTATTCTCCTTCACATGTATTTTATACACTTTCCATTCATTTCTCCCTACTCActtctcaggggaaaaaaaaaaaagtctcctcaCAGGTTACTGTATGCAGAGTGCTAGGCCTTAAAGTGTTGTATGTGCTATAAAAACATAATGACTCCCAACGTGTGTACTCCTGCCCCTTCTCTTATAGATTCTTTTCTTCTTCtggtctctctcctttcttttattccccctcttctccccaccctgtGCTCCTGCCAAAAATCTTGCCTTGTGGCAGACATTCTTTGATGGAGAATGGCTGGATATGACTTTCTTTGGCGCTTGTTagtgctgctgcttctgtcagCCCGAGCCAGAAAGGTGACGTACGGTCTGTCTTTTCCCATGTGGGCTGAGCACTGCCTCTGCAGTCCTCCAAACGCCTGCTGGCATGGGAAATGAGGGATCAAATTTAAGACCAATTTTTAAAGTTTATCTGCAAAACCTCTGAATTTTTCTGTCTTCATGTTGCAACTGACTTTGTAATtcgttccccttcattgtctgtcTCCCGTCCTGTCTGTTCCATTCCTACCTATTGCCTCTGAAAGTTTGCttctgtggtggtggtgtggatgcagcagctgcagcatgaAATGGACATGGTCTGACTCACTCTTTACTGCTTTCCTATTGTACCACTAAGTGCTGTAtgctggagcagcagcacagGCATAATTTCCCCCCATGCTGGCTGAGCATATTTAGCATAGAGAAGTGGAGTGGGAATAATCTCATACCACACTGTGTGACAGTTTCTCCACATGGCTCCAGGACACCTTGATAGATATAGAGATATAGataatattatattattttttaaactagcaACTGTCTGCTTTATTTTGTTAAATGCCAACAATGTGTGCTTGGCTCATTACAAAATACAGCTGAGATGCTTGTTTTTCTGAACCTAACCTTGGTCTCATCCATCCATACCTCTTTATTTCAGGCTATCTAATACGTTGAACTTCTCTTATTCTATTGTTTTAATAATCCTACTTCTCCACGTCTCATTCCCTGTCACCCTAAGTATCTTTTCAGTCACAACAATGGTCATTCTGTAATATGGAATATGCCAGCCTTCCATATAATGTGATCATATATAGTGACAGGAATAACTCCTGCTGACTTACATACCTCTCTATAGAAAGtatgatgttttgtttttactccTGCCAAACCTTATGAAGATGCCTTTAGGGTGAATTACTTTAAGTATCACtttcttttccttattcttttgTGCTTCCTCTTAGGCTGTAGCCACTTGCTTCTTTAGAGTTTTAGTAAAATTCTTAGTAGCTTGCAAGTAAAAAATATTAGACTGCTGAGGTATATGCAAAATTCCTGAATGTTGTCTTATGGCTTAGTTTTCTTTCTAACAGGAAGAAAGTTTGTTAGTATCCTGATGCGCTTCTGGTATCTAACTAGCACTGACCTCCCTGATGAGGCTCCAGATGGAACCAAAGTTTTCCAGATTGTATTTGGAGATGAAACTGTGAAAGAAACTAAACGTCTTCTAACAGCAAACTATGAGTAAGTCTCCctatctctttttttccttctggttGTATTTATCTTGGCCTTCAGCATAAGAGTTTCCTCATTCAACCCAACTTTTTTATTCTGGGGAGCAACTCTTGGGGTGtgaggttttttaaaacaaaatcacctTAAGGTTGTCACATTACAGCTTTGTTTCTTAACTTCAGACTAATGCTACTATGCTCTATGAATCTACTAGCATGTCACAAACTTTCTGATCCCTCCTTATCCCCCCATTTTTGAAAAGAGGCCCATGTCAGTCCTCAGTCCCAGTTTTGTGCACCAAATCAAACAGTGCTGCCAAGCCAATCAGCCTGTTTTGTGCTGTTGCTGTAACACCACCCTCCTGCAAAGGAGTCAGTATTGCAGTTGGCTTGAGAAGATGAAAGATTTAACTGAACGCTTTCTGAAGCAAGTTAGAACAACGCAAACATCATCTGGTGTTTTGAATAGTTCACATGGATCTGATCTAAATCCTCTGAGTGCTCACTGGTCAAGTGGATGTATTTTCATAGGAATGTGCATATAAAACACTGGTTATAAAATGTGCTAATGTCTGAGAGATAAAAAATATTTGCAGTCTTGGCAAAACGATTGAAAATATTCTTCAAAATTGTAAAAAGTGGAGGGGAAATGGCATATTTTTGCCTAAGTTATGATAGGCTGGCTCTCTTCTAAACTCTTTCTCAGAGAGGAGAAACTACACAGCCTCCAGGTCcagagaaaatacaaataaaaaccacTTGAAGAGCACTTATGTTCATCTCTTGACCATATTTATCACATATCTTAGAGTCTTGTCTGCTTTCTTTGAGGGTCCTGACTCCTTGGGGGAAAGCTCGTGAGTTGTCTCAGTTCCAAGTGGCCAGGTGTCCTAATAAATCATCTGAAATTGGCACTCTTTCTGGCCTCTCCACAGAGGTCAAGGAACAAATGGGCAGAGAGACTTCAAAGCACCCATCATCCATCAAAGCTAGGTGTCTAGGGATGGTTCTGCCCAGGCCAGCATTGGAACACACTTGAAGGACAATATGGATTACACTGCTGCTGCCCTTGCTGTTCTGTGTGTGATTTAGGCATACAAATGCTGTGTTAACACACTAGAAACTGAAGGCTTCACATAAAATACCTATGAAAAGACCTTACCAACTTGGAAATGCAGGTGCTCAAAGGTTCTAGCATTAAAGGGGGAAAGCTTTTAAAATTTGGGGTGAATGTTAACATTCTTTCAAACAACTGTAGAATTCAAATGTGTAG of Natator depressus isolate rNatDep1 chromosome 11, rNatDep2.hap1, whole genome shotgun sequence contains these proteins:
- the MAIP1 gene encoding m-AAA protease-interacting protein 1, mitochondrial; amino-acid sequence: MALPSGLRRCPGPVRAFSAHLLAATTRPGRAELEPRGPAALTGARPPARFCASDEPSRRRGPPGAGGGRSVVVVGIPNPFIWVRTRLYCFLIRAYFDQEFSVEEFTQGAKQAFALVSKLLSQCKLDQMEEFVSKEVLQVLEEKLSSLSENHRNALAADMDEIMYTTPGDVGIYYDDSGRKFVSILMRFWYLTSTDLPDEAPDGTKVFQIVFGDETVKETKRLLTANYEFRREFTQGVKADWTITRIEHPKLLE